CGGCGCCCTGCTGGCCCACGTGTCTGGAAAGGCCGAGGTCCTTTGCGTGACCCTCTCGGATAACCAGAAGAATCCAGCCCTGAAGAACGTCGTCGACGAGCACTATCAAAGCATGGAAGTGCTCGGTGTCTCCCGTGAGAAGGCTATCGTCAAGGACTTCGAGACACGCAACTTCGTCCGGGACCGCCAGCAGATCCTCGAGTATCTGTACGAATTGAGCACAACCTACCGCCCGGCGATCGTCTTCGCCCATAGCCAGGCCGACATGCACCAGGACCATGGCGTGGTCACGATGGAAGCCCTGCGGGCATTTCGGGGGACAACTGTCCTCGGATTCGACGTCCTGCGCAG
This Anaerolineales bacterium DNA region includes the following protein-coding sequences:
- a CDS encoding PIG-L family deacetylase; protein product: MIFYGEKLLFLGAHPDDIEIGCGALLAHVSGKAEVLCVTLSDNQKNPALKNVVDEHYQSMEVLGVSREKAIVKDFETRNFVRDRQQILEYLYELSTTYRPAIVFAHSQADMHQDHGVVTMEALRAFRGTTVLGFDVLRSSHGFFPYFLVEVSQRDVDKKIEALSQYKTYADKYYFDPEVTRSALIRQGAMAERPYAEGFDILRIVSRFAA